A section of the Ranitomeya imitator isolate aRanImi1 chromosome 7, aRanImi1.pri, whole genome shotgun sequence genome encodes:
- the LOC138645794 gene encoding uncharacterized protein — MIWLLKLLLVLETIQVRLKKIKRRTRNNPCFLSKDEIKEAEEAKERTQRLLSDALKKKESLLVEDPKVFGDLNLKKLCPFLTTDLVEELIRELEKVTFAKNKDPKQDIGTVAYVYRGSEDRTIYLCELFWKMDPKFKSHQDTIIHEVCHILGYDHTVQENSDGVQKSPQSMLCPQTTFSVASALTSSMDHPGTFTDGSYSCCGETSRDTVCEKSWICNHIRLVKLIDKVERLWKQILLVPRCPAGDETDTTSDDTDAPVEELESDTCSVKTEFSFEDPDISDDEIDESEEQTDIVMQMIKRWTTLVKTLSGLLKTQTNLLEKQKYLMKQINLLKMDRNLLKTQRNLLKTKRNLLKKQRNLLKTKRNLLRQRNLLSQRNLLRQRNLLSQRNLLKTQRNLLMAQDNVLKEEDNMEKTLDDKDDEWEILFDMFKTSDNVKKTKADVVNTLSDLLKTLADVLETQYMQKR; from the exons ATGATCTGGCTTCTGAAGCTCTTGTTGGTACTGGAAACAATTCAAGTGAGGCTAAAGAAGATAAAGAGAAGGACCAGGAACAATCCATGTTTTCTGAGTAAAGATGAGATAAAAGAAGCCGAAGAAGCTAAAGAACGAACCCAACGACTTTTATCTGATGCTCTGAAGAAAAAAGAAAGTCTCCTGGTGGAAGATCCCAAGGTGTTTGGAGACCTAAACTTGAAGAAGCTTTGTCCATTCCTAACCACAGATCTGGTGGAGGAGCTGATCCGAGAACTAGAGAAAGTGACGTTTGCAAAAAATAAAGATCCTAAGCAAGATATTGGAACTGTTGCGTATGTATACCGCGGCTCTGAAGATAGAACCATCTACCTATGTGAACTATTTTGGAAAATGGATCCAAAATTTAAGTCCCATCAAGACACAATTATCCACGAGGTTTGCCACATTCTTGGTTATGATCATACAGTCCAGGAGAACAGTGACGGAGTGCAGAAGTCTCCACAGTCCATGTTATGTCCTCAGACCACTTTCTCGGTGGCTTCAGCCCTGACATCATCCATGGATCATCCTGGAACCTTCACAGACGGCTCCTACTCCTGCTGTGGTGAGACCTCCCGGGACACCGTGTGCGAGAAATCCTGGATCTGTAACCACATCAG atTGGTGAAGTTGATCGACAAAGTAGAACGTCTGTGGAAACAAATATTGCTGGTGCCGAGATGTCCTGCTGGGGATGAGACCGATACTACCAGTGATGATACAGATGCTCCGGTAGAAGAATTGGAGTCAGATACTTGTAGCGTAAAGACAGAATTTTCTTTTGAAGATCCGGATATATCTGATGACGAGATAGATGAGTCTGAGGAGCAGACAGATATTGTTATGCAGATGATAAAGAGATGGACGACTCTGGTGAAAACTCTGTCCGGTCTGTTGAAGACACAAACCAATTTGTTAGAGAAGCAGAAATATCTGATGAAACAAATCAATCTATTGAAGATGGATAGAAATCTATTGAAGACACAGAGAAATCTATTGAAGACGAAGAGAAATCTATTGAAGAAGCAGAGAAATCTATTGAAGACGAAGAGAAATCTGTTGAGGCAGAGAAATCTATTGAGTCAGAGAAATCTATTGAGGCAGAGAAATCTATTGAGTCAGAGAAATCTATTGAAGACACAGAGAAATCTGTTAATGGCACAGGATAATGTTTTGAAGGAAGAGGACAATATGGAGAAGACACTGGACGACAAGGATGACGAGTGGGAGATACTGTTCGATATGTTTAAGACATCGGACAATGTGAAGAAAACAAAGGCGGATGTGGTGAACACCCTGAGCGATTTACTGAAGACACTGGCCGATGTGTTGGAGACACAGTATATGCAGAAACGTTGA